The Notolabrus celidotus isolate fNotCel1 chromosome 6, fNotCel1.pri, whole genome shotgun sequence nucleotide sequence tagagaaaagtagagaaataaagaggtacataaataaagataaagtaaagtaaagtaatgaaaaaagaaagaaaaacaaagaataaggaaaataaaGTTAACTTACGTAGAgagttaaaaaatgtgtgtttcatgttttaagtgtactgtgtgtgtgtgtgtgtgtgtgtgtgtgtgtgtgtgtgtgtgtgtgtgtgtgtgtgtgtgcatgatgtgtGGTAGTGGTATGGGCTCAGGTAGCAGTGGCAGCAGTGTGCAGTCATGAttgtgccggactcataaccaatcggaggacgtagtaggggcagtcccttaaccaatcaggacgggggattggagattagctatgattggtctgtcataacaGGAACCAGTGGAATAATATCATTGCTTGacacaaaggcattggaaaacgcagagattagtctcaaattactccacttaccaatgggtattatgacctttctccaaacccagcagaaaaaaagagacgttttttacaccattcctaccaacagcagccagtggcggttctagaccaattttactgggggggcaggctggggccaagggtgttgtcagagggacacattcaaccctgacaaaagagactgagaaggttgaggaccggctgagaactaACTGGCAAAACAtaagtgcatccctatatactagacatatatactagacatatatactactgtgtactacatcaaaatgcagactgacagcagctgtttggctgtttacactcaacatgagtccctttgcgctctaagggactggaaccaagtgccacacgcatgtgttccgcctgtaacattggcgcaataccaaagctttttttattgtataagaTTAtcttggtgtggagggggggccacaagGGGGCCCAGGTTAAGTTTActggggcactggcccctgttggcccctccccagaaccgccactgacaAGGACACAAAGCCACCAACAACTGCATAGTGGAAACAGAGACTAAAGACTAAAGCAGGTCTACATCATGGAACAGATGACAGCAAATCTACAATtggaaaaatacttttttatgcAAAGATGGAACTGCGTATTTATTTGGATATGTAACCATGCGATATGCATGACATAGCTGAGCTCAGCATAGAGCGTGGTTATATAGGTGGCCCTGACCCCTGCTTGAAATGTCTGTCAGTAGATtgtgttattcttttttttttttaccactcatttgtattattaatatatatatatatatatatatgtatatatatatatatatatatttatgtattcaatttatatatacattttcattttatttatttctttattataatttttttctttcattacatAGGCGGTAAGTAATGTAGAAACTGTGTGTCAAActgtgaaaaatcaaaataaactttTGTTATTACTTGCCAGGTTATACTGCCTTACACTTCTGGTTTAGAGTTACAATTGGCTTTCGTCTGCCTGGAAAACAACTGGGTAAGTCAAAAGAATCATTATTTCAGTGCTGTataggtaacactttacaataatgaaAGAGTTTTCTTAGTGAAATAATACTTAAttaagtaatgcatgactcatgatgaatttctgtatgaattaataattaattcctgttgttcaccatgaactaatgatcctgtTTCTATGAATTCATGTAATGACAACGTGTTTAATACATTCttagttaaggtatggtaattaacagttacttcatacatcagttcatatatgaccaaatttgcttgaaataaaaggttttttttttaggataatttCATATGAACAGCCTTTCAGGCTGAATTTTTAAACGTCATAtttctgagaacaaactgaatggtgtgtgtgtatatatacatatacatatatacacagtaTATACACACgtgtgtaaatactgtatatatgcatatatacagtgtataaacacacacacacacacacacacacacacacacacacacacacatatgtatgtatgcgtgggtgtgggtgtgtgtgtgtggagtggtGTTTATGTGGGTTCAAATTTCATGGTCATCCAATAAATTACCTATTAGCAACCACCCTGCTTGCGAGAGCAACTAAAGATCACTTCAGTTTATCAGCGTTCACAGACATGAACATGACTGCAGAGAGCCACAGCATCCCTCTAAGCGATGGGAACCGGATTCCACTGCTGGGACTCGGCACCTATGGGGACCCCAGAACGGTACAAATACAGTTGATTTGTTTTTCTGGATTTGCATGGATTTATAAAGTCTTATCTACCAAAAAGGACTCTCTGTATGCAGGAGTGCTGGTGTTTATGGCTTTCAGGAAGTGGATAAACATTAACAGTTGTTTAAATAGTCTGTTTGCAAACAGTAAAACATACTGTATCTTTGGACTGACTGCAGCAAACCAGGTCAAATAATATTTACACTTTCTGTCTTTCAACAGACGCCGAGAGGTACAGCACTTGAGTGTGTCAAGCTGGCCATAGATGTGGGTTACAGGCATTTTGATGGTGCTTTGGTGTATTTCAATGAGCATGAAGTGGGTCAAGCTATTAGAGAGAAGATTGCTGAAGGAGttgtgaaaagagaggacatcTTTTACTGTGGAAAGGTAAAACACGTGTTGCTTATAAGGtactataattattatcatatatatatttacatttgatCAGTTTAAACAATTTTATAAAAGGATACCATAAAATATGTGTCGTTCTTTATATGCTTTTCAGTCAGTGTTTTATGTAGTTCTGTGATGTCTTCCTCAGCTCTGGAATACCTTCCATCCACCAAAGTTGGTGAGACCAGCCTTGGAGAGGACTCTGAAAACCCTGAAACTGGACTATGTGGACCTCTACATTGTTGAGCTTCCTATGGCCTTCAAGGTGACTTTTTAGTTCACACCAATATAACAGATGATTTATCATAATCTGTCCTTACAATAGCAATGGGCACAGTGTTGATGTTTACTTTTGATGATGTCAAACAAGATGTTCTAAATGAAGAACGGCCACTTGAGCCTGTCACTTATTGACTAATCATAACCAAACAAACAGTTCCATTTTTTTGTTATGTATTAAATACTAAACAAGACACTAAGACCACTTATTTAAACATGTATATGTATGCAGGGTATGGGGGATAAAAGATTGAGTGTTGATTGTGGATGATGCCGTTTGAAAAGACTAGACAGCGATAGTTTTTTTTGCTCCAGACTTAAAAACTAGAACAAGTGCCCCGGtcattttgacatttgtttACCTTGATCATTTACAACAATGATTTTTGTTTATGCCAGCTGCAGCTAAAATATTCAACTTCTGTCAGTAATTAAGAACCACCAAAGTCAGATTTTGAAATCTGAGTATGAAGTATGAAATCTTGCCGTTAATTGTtaaaaatgtccttattttaGCCTGGAAATGAGTTCTATCCAAAAGACAAGGATGGAAAATACATATACCATCACACAGACCTTTGTGCAACATGGGAGGTGAGTTCAATTGAGTTCACAGTGGAGTTTTATGACTACACTTTTCTCCTTGTTTTCAGATtgtaatgtctttttttttttttctcagatcaatatatatatattttttctgggTAACTTTGATTCACAGGAGAAGAAATTAGTTGTacttataactttaaaatattgaGCACATTAATGATGACAACAAACTAAGATAACAGCACCTATGTACGTTTGAtggaaaaatgttaaaccaaTTTCAATACCTTGAATACCATTTATTTAACACAAATAAGTCATGAGGAAAAGGACAATAGAGTGGAAGTGTGTGCAAATATTCAGTCACAACTATATAAAAGGTTTGATTGACTGAAATAGAGTTTTACAAACACATGACattcaatttaaagctcctgtaaagaacttttggtttgtgttgattttggcgcccgcTGTGGACTAAGCAGTTACTCTTACCCCTTGGCTGATCATGTCCTCTATATGTCTAAGAAGAGTTATCTGGAAAAAAACTCTCACTGCTATCTATTAGCAGTCAAATCTATAACTCATTGAGAAACTTTACTGTGGGCGTGGATTTTGGCCATGGAGCGACTGGCctgaatccagcctgtggcctctttcctgcatgtcattcccccactctctctccctgtttccagctCTAACCACCGTCCTCCCCTCTCTAATATAGGTGCAAAAGCCCCAAATATATAACTTTGTGAAACTTTACTGCGGAAAATGTAAATGGatactgacacctaccctgcagccaTGGTTTTGGACATAAAAAACTACTACAAATAAAGAATgtatcatagtgctgatggtcttgtttgcttttgtaggtcataaagaagcatcagtatcaATTTAACCATCTGCATGAAAACTCCTGACAGGTGCTTTAACTACTGGTCTTATAGAATGAACATCTTACTCAGGTTAGCAACATACCTTTAGTTATCTCTTCTACAACCAGAGCAACAGGCTAATCTTTCTCATGCTTAAGTCATGTTTGTAATGTGTCATAAATGATGATACTAAAGATAAACAGATGGAAATAATCAACTAGTAGAAACTTAGGACATGGTGAATGATAGTCATTCAAACCTCAAGGCTGAATCTAGAAAGCAGCATCAAGGTCATCGTCATAAACAGTCCATCTGTGTTCAAAggtctgatgtttttttgtactGTGCTCCATATTTTTCTCCACTATCTCTGTCTGCAAAGATAATCACCCTCAATCTCTGAGACAATGtcaatctttttctttttcaacaggCTTTAGAGGCTTGCAAAGACGCAGGTCTGGTTAAATCTCTGGGAGTCTCCAATTTTAACCACAGgcagctggagctgctgctgaatAAACCCGGCCTCAAGCACAAGCCTGTGTCTAACCAGGTAACCTCCTCTTTAGTTACCTGCCAACAGAGAAAACAAGTACATACCAATAGAGTATCTTTCTTTAACCCAGATAGTATTCaatgtttgtctctctcttgtCTATTTCCATCCATTTTTATCCAGGGTAGCAAGATCACAGGGCGCACACTCTGTCAGATATCTTTGGCCTAATTGACTCTTTCTCTGACTTACCTGTAGGTTGAATGCCATCCTTATTTCACTCAACCCAAGCTCCTGGAGTACTGCCGCCAGAATGACATTGTGATAGTCGGATACTGCCCGATTGGCTCCTCCAGAGATGCATCCTGGTATGTAAAGAAAGGTTTTTCATTATAGTAGATGTGATACTTTTGAAGTGAAGATGGCTGTAAGATGAGGAATTAATCTTTGATGATAAAACAGATTAATGAATATGTATACAGCAACAAAGACAATGTCATAGAATGAAGACTGACACAAATAATCAAAGTGTaatagaagagaagagaaaactcCATATTCAACACGTCAGCTTCATGACACTACATCATTACTGCTCACAACAAATCCTCATAATCTAAAAGAATTCAGTCCAggcatcatttattttttcatctgtCTCATGTTCAGGGTGAATTTGAAATGTCCCCCTCTGCTGGAAGACGAGCTGCTTTTATCCCTtgcaaaaaagtacaacaaGAGCAGTGCTCAGGTGGCTCTGCGCTTCAATGTGCAGAGAGGGGTCGTAGTGATTCCCAAGAGCTTCAGCCCTGAGAGGATCAAACATAACTTCCAGGTGGGTTAACTAAAATCTCTTTACCTTAATAAAGTGTGGGTCTGCTGTACACAGTCAATGCATTTGACAATTAGACACATTGTGGTGCTGAATTGAAatgtatacagtttttaaaagttgacttaaatcattttaaataataaaaaacacatgtgTTCCAGATATTTGATTTCTCACTCACTGAGGAAGAAATCAAAGCCATCGAACTATTGGATAAAAATATCCGCTTTGTGGAACTGCTGATGTAAGTATAAACTTTTACAGGGAAATATATATCATCAGATGAGGGTTGAAGCTAATAATAATCTAGTGCAATTGAAAGCATTTCCTAATAGGGTTTTTTGTTGTAAAATGGAGAAACAGAATTACTATATACTATAAAACTATAATAAACTCATAAATAATTATCCTCCCTTTTATAAATGACTACTCTTACAcgtttttgttgttcttgttttttttctcacacaggTGGAGTGACCATCCAGAGTACCCATTTCATGATGAATATTGAATGTTGTATATTGCTCAGCCTCCTCCCTTCAACCACTTCCGTTTATAAAGGTGCATTTTCACAAAGAACACTAGAGGGCTCCAGCTCGCAGGGAATGAGAAGAACCAATAAAAGGAGACTTCAGGGGGTTCACAACAGCTCAGATTTCTGATTACAAAGTTACCTATACTTTCCTATGAGCTTTATTTGTGACTTATATCACACTCATAAATTGTACAGAGATGGTTGTGTGTTATAACAGATTTTTAATGCTAACCTGTTTACTGTATTACTTTTACATCAATACAAAAGGAATACATTTCATATCAATCCAGGTTAGTCTTTAGagtatatttgatatttatcagcTACACATGTCCACAttgttaatatattttattttggttatcATATTTGCAATAACACCAACTTTTAGTAATTGTTATATGTACTGTTGGATTtattaaaattaacaaaatatgaCTTTTATTAAACTTTTGAATGTGTCATTTCTGGTCTTCAAGTAAGTAAAACTACATTGAgagcaaaacacattttaagctACAAAATATGACCAAAGCACTTTACCATGTTCGAGGTTAggctaacaaaacaaacagagatatGGAACACTCAGGTCCAAAAGAAAgtttaaaaaggaaattaaaaaaaaaaatctcttagGTGGGATGCAAAAGAGTTTTCATTTGTGAGGGGTGTATTTAAGTGTGCTAAATTAAATCAGTGTGAATGTGCTGTTGGAAGACATTGGGCATCTTTCAATGCTAAAGCAAAAAAGGATACAGATGTGTTGAAAGTTAAGTGTAATTAAAATCAGTTATGGTGCAATTTTAGTGTTTGAATAGAACATTATCAAATGAACGACAAACTTTCAATAAAAACCTTCAATAAGACACAATCAAATGAAAACAGACTATATCTGAGAGAAGGTGTGATCAGAGCCACTGTGGAACATTTGAAGGTGACGTATTGCAAAATGTGATGCCGCTAATGAGTATTGCATGTGtttagtttaaactttttttttcttgtttttacaaGCAATGCACACTCTGAGGGATTTGAGTTTAGGCATCTCGTTTTAGCATACAAGTTTTATCTCCATGAAAGCCAATCATTGACTCTTCAACTGTGATAAAGTTGCATAATTCACGTTAACAATAGCTGTCAAAATCAACCTTTCGGGTGATTAATGAACCTTGTTTAATGCCTGTGTGATATTTTCACAACACATATAAGTATATGCACGAAACACTCCCAGCTGAGCTCTCTTTGTTTAGTgagcacacttttttttctgtgttacaGAAACTGCATCATAAGCCAAATGTCCGCTAGTAAACGTTAAAAACATGAGAACTACAGTTCAAAATGTTCCACCAGACTTTGTTATAAGTAGCTGCAGTTTACTCTGAACTCTATGTTTCTTGTTTGGTCAGAGGGGGCAAATGAGTTTTAACAGCTCAAATCTGCTATCACAGTGTTGACACACCGTGTAATCTTTGTGTACACACCCCTTACCTACTTTACCACAGTGGACAGTCagagggttttcaacacaacacTGAGAAAGAGCCATCAAGCAGATTTTTTCAAGTTAGTTTTTGTGTTAATAGATGTTTAATGTCTTATTCCTCTAATGAGACGACATACCAATGAAGTTTACTCTATTCTCAGGTATCTTATCTGACAAGGCTGCTGTTGGATTAGGTTTTTATATGTTATAAGGAAGTTGGTCACTTGACTTTACAGACacttaaaaacagagacagagtgaagGTGTATTAATCTCCCAATCAAAATATCTGATACAGTTTTTTCCAATTGCTTAAACTTTGCTGCTCTATTTTTATGTCTCATTTTCTTAGGACCAAGCTGATAACTATTAATCATTAACATGTCCTGTGatagagcccccccccccccccccagtgtCTGCACAGCTAGAGATTAATTTTTAACTTCAACTTAAATTCCAGAAGATCTTTTCCTTGAGGCTTTTGCACTTCACATTTAACAGCGTAGTTTATAGTGAATGTCAAGCTAAGGTTGATGCAAAGAGACAGGGTGGAGCCTCAATAACAGACTACAGTCTGAGCAGTGACCTGtgaccacacagacacagaacagCAGGAAACCACAGAGACAATTGAGACATACAGTTCATTAAAGAGtccttttctctgtttcctctgctttTGTCTTTTGTGCCTCTAGCATGACAAATGGTCTACAGGAGCTGGTAGCTAAACATCTCAAAGACTAGAATAGTTGAAACACTTTTGTAGAAAATGATGGGACACTGAAACATCATAATTACTAAATAGGAACAATTTGACGTTGAGTGTTGATATGAGAAAGAGACTCAAGCGTTTTTTTTGTCAATAGTTGGACCAGATGATCAAATCTCTCATGTATAAACATTTGGGACATGGCCAGCACATTAACTCAGTTTAGCATAGCTGTAAAACTGCTAACAGATgctaaaaagggaaaaaagaaaccTTCCAAATGGCAACCCTTTGGCTTACTGACATGTTATTTCTACTTTTTTCAAGTTGGACCAGATTGTGTGGTGTAAAAACAGACTTGCTGGAGGTGGCCTCAAAGTTATCAGTCTTACATTACATTTCAATCTCTCAAGACAGCAAGTATAGACATGTTTCCCAAAAAGACTGACCAGCCTTTGAAATCAAACACagcatatacagttgtgctcatacgtttacataccctggctgaatttatggtttcttgggtagtttctgttgtctttatgatataaaaagagtaaacacagttgtttgataaagttTTTGCTTCActcaaccactaaccatgagtgaaaaaaatgttttctctagtcattcatattctctgaaaaatggccaaaaaaattacaaattctgccagggtatgtaaagttatgagcacaactgtagatgaaaaatgtaatgtggaGTTTTAATTTTATCcatcaaactgaaaaatgtgacatttgggGATGAGTTTGCTACCGTCTCCAATGCCATTAAACAGAAAATACCGCTTGGTGATTGGTTGCATCACATTGACATGTTCTGTAAAATCTGTTGTATAAGACGCATCTAAAATTCCTCTTTTTCATCTAATAAGTGAGCTGCATCCTGAAGACTCAATGTAAGCAAGTGTGTGACTATTTCAGGATGTGAGAGGAGGTTTAACACTGGAAATCTACTGGGGAAATATATGGAAGGCAATTCCAAGAAA carries:
- the LOC117814771 gene encoding aldo-keto reductase family 1 member D1-like encodes the protein MNMTAESHSIPLSDGNRIPLLGLGTYGDPRTTPRGTALECVKLAIDVGYRHFDGALVYFNEHEVGQAIREKIAEGVVKREDIFYCGKLWNTFHPPKLVRPALERTLKTLKLDYVDLYIVELPMAFKPGNEFYPKDKDGKYIYHHTDLCATWEALEACKDAGLVKSLGVSNFNHRQLELLLNKPGLKHKPVSNQVECHPYFTQPKLLEYCRQNDIVIVGYCPIGSSRDASWVNLKCPPLLEDELLLSLAKKYNKSSAQVALRFNVQRGVVVIPKSFSPERIKHNFQIFDFSLTEEEIKAIELLDKNIRFVELLMWSDHPEYPFHDEY